DNA from Caldisericia bacterium:
TATCATCAATTAAATGAGGTGAAAGGATGAAAAAAATAAAAGTTGCATCAATTTGGTGTGAAGGTTGCTCTGGTTGTCATATGTCTTTTCTTGATATGGATGAAAGATTAGTAGAATTGATAAATAAAGGTTTAGAGATAAATGCAACTCCAATAACAGACCTTAAAGTTCCAGACGATGATACAGATATAGGAATAATTGAAGGTGCAGTTGCAACAGACCATCATGAAGAAGAAGTCAAAATGATGAGAGAAAAATGTAAATTTATAGTTGCGATTGGTGATTGTGCAGTTTTTGGTGGAATTGTTACTATGAGAAATTATTTCTCTGTCGATGAATTATTAAAAAGAGGATATATAGAAACAGAAACTACTGTTGATGGAAAAATTCCAACATCACCTGAACTTGGAAAACACCTTCCAAAAG
Protein-coding regions in this window:
- a CDS encoding NADP oxidoreductase, coding for MKKIKVASIWCEGCSGCHMSFLDMDERLVELINKGLEINATPITDLKVPDDDTDIGIIEGAVATDHHEEEVKMMREKCKFIVAIGDCAVFGGIVTMRNYFSVDELLKRGYIETETTVDGKIPTSPELGKHLPKVKAVNEVIKVDYYIPGCPPSADSIYHVLKEILEGKTPVLTGELLKYE